In Aquificaceae bacterium, the sequence TTCTATGGCTGAGCTCGCCGCCTGCACTAAACAGGTCTGAAGTATGTTCTGCCTGTTGTATATACCGAAGAAAGTAAGAAGCCCTGCTATGCCCACGGCAACTATAAAGGTTATGAGCACCGCCACAAGACCTTCCACGAGAGTAAAGCCTCTCATTGACATGACCCCCTTACTATTGATGGGCCAAAGCCCCTTATGGTGTATCTTACGCATCTTCCTGTATCTGTTCTTCTCACATCTACTGTGGCATCAGAGGTGTTTATGGCGAGACCCCTCGGGTCAAACCCGGTAACACCATTAGCGTTTATCTGCACAAATTGGGCGTCAGACTCTGCAACACTTACACTTCTTACTACATCTCCACCACATGTCAAGTTTCTTGATACTCCAATATTATAGACGGCAATTCCATTTCCTGATTGACATATGCTTGTGTTTACACCCCTTTCTATTGCAACCATTCTTGCCCACTTGAGGGTGCTTTCTACCTGAAGCACGTATTCCTGATACTTGTAAGCTCTGTAGTATTCCCTTACAAAGGGTATGGCTATGCCCGCAAGAATGGCGATGATAGCCACCACTATGAGAAGTTCTATGAGGCTAAAGCCCTTTTTCATCTCCACACCTTCCTTGCACATTTAGTTTAAGGCTACGAAAGATACTCTGCGTGAAGGCATCGTGAAACTACTGACAGTTGGTTCCAGTGCATGTTCCCCTTCTTATAAGCCCCCTTAGAGGCTGTAAGGTGTAGCATTCACATCGC encodes:
- a CDS encoding GspH/FimT family protein, with the protein product MKKGFSLIELLIVVAIIAILAGIAIPFVREYYRAYKYQEYVLQVESTLKWARMVAIERGVNTSICQSGNGIAVYNIGVSRNLTCGGDVVRSVSVAESDAQFVQINANGVTGFDPRGLAINTSDATVDVRRTDTGRCVRYTIRGFGPSIVRGSCQ